cacaatttggataaaaataaatatttcgaTTTGCTATTGTTATTTTCGAATTTTATAAGTCTAATCGGTGTTATATAAAATAGGAATATATATCTgtacatatttaataaaatggtAATATGGGTTATTCAGACGATATAGTAGTATAAAGATTaaatttcaatttttttttttaatttgaaaatatggttcattttcattttgctATTTCTATCAATGATGTTGTAAAAAagtaatgatataaaaaacaataatcTAAGTTTGACAATAATCTTTTAAATATCCAAAACATTGGATAACCAATTTACCAATAAATTGGATATAGTTATTTggtttatttaaaaatgaaacaaataGTAATTACAtgtaaaataaacaaaacaTATAGGAGCAGTATATAGTTTGTATACATATAGAATCATAAATTAACTGAAACAcaaattgtatatatgtatatgtacatataaaatagttaaaactATTCATAGACAACGGAAACGTATTTATTTAGCATGAACTTATTGCGAACACATGATAACAATATCTTTAAACAAACAAGAactaatgtattatatatgaataaaaaaatatgaaaaataaaacaaaagacAATTATTGACAGCTAAAAAAATACGAATTAACAAGacataaagaaatataattaaatactaGAATATGTACTATTTATAAACAACAACAAAAATAAGAcaaagaaaaaacaaatagttaattatatatatgcacatattatataataataattgtgtATAAACTTAATTGGGTATCTATATGTAACAAACTAGGCAATATTAATCAGTAtgcacatacatatatatatatatatatatatacatatttatttatttacgaAACAAAtcgcatatttttatatttggtcatttttttcttcgaATAAATGTAAAGTAAAAACGTccccattattattataatcattttggATGACATGATCATCAATGTTATTAATAAACCACTACTTTGGCTACGGCAAGCATCTGTAACTTCGCTCTGCAATGAGTATGTAAAAGATTGGGGGAAATGTATATGTGcaatatgtaaaaatatgtacaataTGCACAACATGTGCAACATGTGCAATATGTAAAACATTCCTTAAGATGCAAAATAGATGCatgaatataattattacattGATGGTAACAACACAATCTGGAGCGAGCGTTCCCTTGATTTTCCCGATGATAATAACCCATGGTATAtcactataaaaaaaaaaaaaaataaataaaaaaaaaatatacatatatatataaagtaataataataatgagtatttatttgattttgttGAACTTTAAGAATTACCCCAATATatgtgataaaaatgaagacaATCCAACAGAAAATGGTCTCAAGTTTTTAGGGAAAGCAGCCATAACTAATATATGTTGTCCTggctaaaaaaaaaaaaaaaaaaaaaaaatgaatagtCGTTTTCATGGAACTTTTTCATAATGAAAAGAAAAAGTTAGCTAATGTTAGTTCAATTAAATTTTGATGATATATCATACCGATAATGCGAATAAAGAAGTATATCCAACAAATAAGAGAGTTGTAAATATGTATGcgtttttaataaatgggGCAACCATCATACATATACTTCCAATAATTGTAACaattaaaagagaaaatgatattaacttgataaatttataaacaaGAAAATCTCttttatatagtttatttatatttttattatttttaatatgttcataatttttatcaatatcatgtatatttaaattattgtaATCAACTAAATATCCTCCCAATATTGTACCTATTATTGAAGATAAGCAAGCTGCTATACTACAAACAATTAcagatattttatatgatggATAAATACcataagtatataaaattgttgGCCCATATACCAAATGGCATGATGTTATATCCATATGAGCAGTTAAAGCAAGAACTGCTAATAAAAAAGCAATATtagataaattattatataatagggAATATAAATTTGATTCTGTTTGTTCATCATCTAATGCTTCAATACAATTATCTAATTCAATTTCTAGATATTTATTGTtgatattatcatttttattagttGTGATGTTTAAACTATTTTCTGTaatgtttaaattattttccgtaatatttttttgttcattatATTTGTCTGAATTTCCATTTGTTGATGAACCATCATGTTCCAAATTAATATCGTGatctttaataatatttgtattgtttttatttttttcatattcatttttttttaaaattttttcattaaaaaggcaacaaataaatgatagtcctattaaaaatatacttGATGATGCAAATATGTGAGGaatagttatttttataattgatAATATAGGAGCTAATAAATAACCTAAACATGTACCTAATGGGCacatcatataaaatatgctAATCCATGCTCCAGCTTTATGTTtagaatatgaaaatatcaATGGTGGTATAATAGTAACAAATGCGGCTTCACTAAAACCACAAAAAAATCTACTAAAAATTAAACCATAATATGATTtgataacaaaaaatatactagTTAATGTTAATGCGATTGCagtttgaaataaaaatagtgtGGTTATTTTAAAGGgatcatttttatatgctAAAGATCCAGATATGATTGAATTTATACTTATgccatatataaatacagaTACTAAAAAGCCTATATGCACATCTACATTTCCTTGTggatatatttgtttaaaatatgatgataAATAATCATATGATCCTGATAATATTCCTctatttgcatatattaataaatgtatTGTTGTAACtattacataaataaaataaaaattatttgctTTATTTcgtaatttattaatataattttcagcatttaataaaatatttgcatgttttgaaaatttattattattgcttaTACATTTTTGTTCATATACTTCCATTTTTAGTGTTgatttttttccaattttatattgattcttttcattatttatatggtaatttatatcttcattttgtttatttttcattttttttctataaatatatatatgttatgtTTGCTTACATTTATCAATTTTACATGAgataattaatattgattcattttttttttttcattaaaaattgcataaaaatgaatagacttgttatatattaaaatggcttaaaaatgttatatgtatttctgtatataaattaattattttgtgTATGATTTTGATGATTGtgataattttgataattttgataattttgataatagCTCTAATGGTAACTCAagacaaatatattttagtcTAATATTCTTTGCcccaaatttatatatttaaaaaattgttattaaaataaattaaaaaaaatattacatttgTATAACTGTTATAGTAATTGTGTTTATATAACGAAACAAATCTGgatatattgttatatatacacaatatatttttctctaatttaaaaaaaaaatttatctaTTTACGACTCTCTAACTCAAATTAAGCCACTACAACTTTCGATTTTGTGAGGATTATTAAATTAGTAAAATAGTTTTTTTCacaattaaatttaaaaatattgctTAAATATtctatacaatttttaatgttattCCCTCAATtatgttaaaataaaaattagtacttttattttatttaaggcaaaaaagaaaaaatatatatatatatatatatatatatatatatatatatatataaattatatgtttatattaaaacaacaataaaaatatattgaatcGATTCAGGTTATACCGATTTATGCATGCAATATAATTTacttaattatttatatgaactCTTAAATAAAAGATTATCAATATTTTGATATGATTAAGggctttttgtttttaacattttttattgttttttttttgtttttggaTAATTAAAGGGTATATACAATTAACCtagtatttatatatagtatacaTTTTAAGATATTtaacataaattattttttcgtcTTTTAAGAGAATGGATGATAACATAAAACGTTGTCACTATTtttgtcattattttttttaatattataataaaatattctaaatttttttagAATTTCCCAACTCTCTagattttataatttttcgattatttttatttttaacttgTTTGCTTATTATAATGCTAATAATTTTCGAAATTTAATCAGGAAGAATATTaacattttaattaaaattattatgtctatgaaaaatgaaattagaaaaatatcGTTATTCGATAGTGGACATATAATTAGAATTTACTAAAACAGGTTaaaacaatttatatatatttttgtgttGTTCTATAGAATTAAATATagaaacaatataatatcaactctattaataattatatattttttatattttagaaaagataataatttttattatattcatttatttagaAAGGGTAAATAATGTAaacttattatataatttaaataaaaatgtgtttTATTTGTGAAGGTATcctaaaaattatgaatataGCAAATGTAACAATatcatataaaatgaaataaaataaaataaaataaatcgttttaagaattttttaataatgtatttttaattatttatatatttaaagtatataagATTGTAAAAGTTCTTTATGAACATAAAAAGTCAAAGGATACATTTTTTGCTTTCagtatgaaaatattatattataagatATAGGccttaaataatataatatataactgaaataaaatggaaatttatttaaatataaataaaaatggcgTTTTTTTTTCAGGCTATAATATAGTATGTATAACATAGTATAGTATATTTTGTCACTGCATATGTATTCcgtattatttaataataataataataataatagtaaaataataatataaaatatagcaaaataataatataaaataatagcaaaataatagtaataatatttggAATTATATTTAGGTGAGATATACacaaatagaaaaaaaaaaattataaagaattaaaaTTGATTAATAAatcaatatttaaattataattttttctcaagtagttttataaaaaaaaattacaaagaaaatatgattaactcgaaattatttatttacaatatttttataattgcaATGTTGAAGTATTGAATATATTGCAAGAATGTTGATTCatgtttaaaaataatttaatatacctaaaaaataattatatgataaatattttagcGAATTTAGTGAATTTAGTGAAATTTGTGAAATTtgtgaattttttaataactaCCTTAACAGATTCTATAAATAACATATAAAATGAATGAATGGATGAATGGATGGATGAATGAACGGATAAATACATACCACAACTAATTGTATTGTtcctatataataatttcttAACAAATTTTgcaataatgaaaaatagatataattatattaggATATAAAAATTCCATCATTCCaacaatttttatgtatatatgttattCAATGAAtagataaaattaaaaatggaaccatttaatattttaaaaaaaattgtgataTTTCAGGTTATTATTTGTTCCTTTGAATATCCAAAAAATGTAAgttgttcataatttatttgattaatgaaaatatggttattttttatcgtacatatattatttattttgtatgagttttatattattataatatgatgatgatgataaaatatttatatttaaaatgcAATCAAAATTAATgattatatgtaaatatataagtatatgTTGATGTAATTCTTATTTGTTTTCAGATTTTATACGATATAAGAAAAGGACAAAATGTATATTCTCAAACAAATTCAACAGTTTTTAGAAATGATAGAATATTAAAAGGTTCAAAACATGAATTAgatgtaaattatttttacgAATCCGTTATGAGTATTGCATCTATGAAAGATGAACATGAAGAATGCGGTGAAACACAGGGTGAAAAATATAACGAACATATTGTAAAGTTGCGTGAAAATAAcgaaaaatatagaaataaaaataaatataaagaaacaGAAATATGTGAAGATGATTTGGATTATACAGATATTGATAACTATGTAGATGATGGGCAAGCAAGTGAAATTGATGAAATAACAAGCGTAGATGATGAACTACTAAGTGTATATGATAAAAGAGCAGATGTAAGCAATAAAAGGGCAAGCATAGATGGTAAAGGATCAGATGTAAGCAATAAAAGAGCAAGCATAGATGGTAAAGGATCAGATGTAAGCAATAAAAGGGCAAGCATATATAATGAACTAGCAAAAGTCGGTAATAAAAGAGCAGatgtaaatgataaaaaaccAAGTATAGATGGTAAAGGAGCAGATGTGAGCAATAAAAGAGCAAGTATAGATGGTAAAGGAGCAGATGTAAGCAATAAAAGAGCAAGTATAGATGGTAAAGGAGcaagtatatataatgaaatagcAAAAGTCGATAATAAAAGAGCAAATGTAAGCAATAAAAGAGCAAGTATAGATGGTAAAGGAGcaagtatatataatgaaatagcAAAAGTCGATAATAAAAGAGCAGATGTAAATGATAAAAGGACAGatgtaaatgataaaaaGGCAGATGTAAATGATAAAAGGGCAGatgtaaatgataaaaaGGCAGATGTAAATGATAAAAGGGCAGatgtaaatgataaaaaGGCAGATGTAAATGGTAAAAAGACAGatgtaaatgataaaaaGGCAGATGTAAATGATAAAAGGGCAGatgtaaatgataaaaaGGCAGATGTAAATGATAAAAGGGCAGatgtaaatgataaaaaGGCAGATGTAAATGGTAAAAAGACAGatgtaaatgataaaaaGGCAGATGTAAATGATAAAAGGGCAGatgtaaatgataaaaaGGCAGatgtaaatgataaaaaGGAAGATGTAAATGATAAAGGAGCAAATGTCGATAATAAAAGATTATGTATAGATGAtgtcatattatatatagatgATGGTCATGTAAGTATAGATgatgatatattatatatagatgACGATACTGCAAGTATAGATGATGATGACATAAGTATATATGCTAATGTAAATATAGATGATTTTAATGTAAATACAAATGATGCTAGTGTAAATACAAATGATGCTAATGTAAATACAAATGATGCTAATGTAAATACAAATGATGCTAgtgtaaatataaatgatgcTAGTGTAAATACAAATGATGCTAATGTAAATACAAATGATGCTAATGTAAATACAAATGATGCTAGTGTAAATATAGATGATGCTAAAGACTGTGTATTTGATTCTAAAATGAGTATATTTGATTCTAAAAACAGTCTATTTGGTTCTAAAATGAGTATATTCGATTCTAAAATGAGCATATTCGATTCTAAAATGAGTATATTTAATTCTAAAAACagtatatttaaatttaaaaacaatatatttaaatttaaaaacagTATATTTGATTCTAAAAACAGTATATTTGATTCTAAAAACAGTATATTTGATTCTAAAAAGAGTTTATTTGGTTCTAAAAAGAGTTTATTTGGTTCTAAAAAGAGTTTATTTGGTTCTAGAAAGAGTTTATTTGATTCTAAAAGGAGTTTATTTAATTCTAAAAGGAGTTTATTTAATTCTAAAAGGAGTTTATTTAATTCTAAAAGGAGTTTATTTGATTCTAAAATGAGTTTATTTGATTCTAAAATGAGTATATTTAATTCTAAAGATTGTATATTTGACGATAAAGCAAATACATATGATAATAAAGTAAGTATGTTTGATGATAAAACGGGTATATTTAATGGTAAAGCGATTATATTTAATGACAAGGCGAGTATATTTAATGGTAAAACGGGTATAGTTAATGGCAAAGcgaatatatttaatgacaAGGAGAGTGAATTTGATGATACagtatacatatttaacGATAAATCAAGtatatttaatgataaagcaaatatatttgattataaagtatatatatttaatgataaaGATGACATAGATGATAATGACAGTATATTTGATGATAGAGTATGTATATTGGAAGATaacgaaaatataaatgatgatgatgatgatgaaagCATAGATGATGATCAAGTATGGGTATTTGATGAtaaattacatatatttaatgataaagtaaatatatttgatgaGGAGAATAATGTAAATGATGATAAGGAAAATGTAAAGGATGATAGGGAGAATGCAAAGGATGATAAGGACAATATAGATGAAAATAGAGTATGTGTATTGGATGATATTACGGATAAATTTGAATCATCAAGAGAGAAaaatcataataaaataaaatgtaagcGAGATTTGGTTATACCTTCAGATAATCCAgtaaaaaaaagaacaagTTTTTCATCAGAATATGATCATTTTAAACGAGtaataaataatagaaatatCTTGGTTATTGATTTCAATAATTATGAAAGAGAATATAATAGAATTATTTTCACAGATTATAAAACTCCCAAATATAATGGTCGTATCAATACTacgttaaaaaaaaaaataataaatatggctgtaaatataataattggtATTTTAGTTATTGGGACTATTGGTCCTTCACTTCCTTTTATGTTTACAAAGAAAGAAACTTTTGGTagtcaaataaaaaaaatgtggaaattttacaaaaaaaaagttccaataaaattccaaaaaaaataaccaacttttattattttatatgtttaaatatgatttttttggctatattatttgaatttttagaCAATTAGATATACATTAAATGTGTGatgaattaattttatttttcatttattgtgaaaacatttttttagttactctctatatatatttaattatatgtttatccgcttaatataaatattattttctatatttaattgcattttttatatttttagtttgtattttaaatatatttattaataaggttataaataatatgtagtgtatatatgtgtgtatttGGCTTcataacttttatttttattttttttggtgcttcttttttataattttataatattgatttatttatgcatgtttattaaatatgtatatatatatatagtaataaCTTCGAacgataaaatatatttattataattcataattaaaaaaattttatattgtaacaaaaaagagaaataataattaatacgAAAAGGAAAGTATACATTTTTgttcataaataataatatttgtataaagtataatatagaCATTATCTATTTTAAGGTTAAAATTTAGATAGTCATATATGAGAGTTATTAAAATAGTATAttacaatatttatttatttatttaaaaaatgaaaatcattatattatattatgcatattaataaagaatATATCTCAATGTCATAATAACTTTTTAAAACGtctattataaatattattattatttttttgatttttatattttatacttttgttaaaattttaattaatattaatagaaaTTGATTTATGtgcttttatttatttttcataaagatataacattatattaataacaattatttttaatttcaaagTTTTgagatatattaaattgcaaaatgtataaacatattatatttaaaaatggttagaattaaaatatatgaatatggaaataaattttaataacatattttatttttagtaacctttttaataaataaacaaattaaatataaagaattagtattattatgaatgtgaaatattttttatttttggaaccgtaatataattattatataaattatataggaAAAGGTAtgtaattaatttgtttggaattataattttgttattgtatgcatataaatttgtatatcaACATTTTAAAGCTGTTTctatgaaataatatatatgttctaatatatttattttaaaaaaataaaaaagagaaatGTAATACATCGACATTAAGTATTTATATTGAGTGTACTAATTAGATCGTTATATATACAGTGGTGTAAATAGacaaaagaaaagaaaaaaaataataatgggaataataataatgaacagagtaataataacaataatgaaCAGGGTAACAATAACAATAATGAACAGAGTAACATAACAATAACATATTGATGTTCTAAATACTAACACCTGTGTTGTGATTATATGATTCAGTTAGATGCATATATAATCTTAAGGTTATAATAAGACTGagaatgtatataaaatgaaaaatttattgttataatttttataagtaataatttaatgtagtaatattagaattagcACTACCAAGAAAAACAATAAcaattctaataataattctataattttacctaaaaatatatttttttctattatagaactaaatataattttattacaaaatatgcaatatataataatatagtatatatttaGGTTCTaagtataaatatgttaataaaaataataagttgttttatattatttataaaaatttatcattACTAAAAAACCATGAGAAGttgttaaaattataaagtaGAGGATTCAAAAATAACctaaatgaaaatgatttcATCTAATtggttttataatttaaaattagttttaaattttattatctattaaatagttaataataatgaaaagaataatatgaatttcatatatactattctaaaactattttatgtctataatatatttaaatttgcaATTGTTTAGGTTAAGCTGAAATGTACAATATgtgttttttaattttaaacaGATGCACACCATATGTAGCAtactattatttattaaaaataatttttgtataaataaagttattgcaCATTCTAAAATAAGTTTTTAACAATTATAGTagtcatatatttatagtaGCATGTTCTTTgaaacaattttatttaaaaaatatagagaaTAGATATTTCTTCTCTATGTGTAAACATGTAATTCTAAAGAgcgacattttatttaaactaTTACAATATTTTACATGATTCTATGATAGTATAATTCTGAATAATATTAAGAATAGTGATATTTaccatatgataaaaatgtttcaaactaataaaaaattaagataATTTAGTTGATtgtcataaaaataaataaaatattcctTTGTTAAcaatattgtattattactccatatgaatttaaataataagaatatctatatttatggATATTAGATGTGTGTATAACTAAAATGAGTACAACATATATGTGTTgcatattaaaataatatgaaaaaactaatatatagataataaataaaattatattataatagaTAATGAGGCAGTAAgcacatatttttatataaaattatatgtcTTTACATTCTTTGGATGTTATAtttctataaaatatgactaaacacaatttttatatcttttattaagatattttttattaattttataaatatttcgcaatgttaataaatattttaacaaCGAAATTGTGGATGAAATCAAATTTAATTCTAGTAAGGGtttattcaaatataattacccttatgataaaaaaagtaaaaataaaagatatatcgattttgaaaaaaattacgAAAGAATTAACACAGTTGGTAGATATTTATattacaaattaaataaaattgataaaaatgtaaaagatgatgaaaataatgatcaTCAGTATATCACTTCAGATAAGACCATAGTTCCATTTTAGAAAGACATATGGgcaattataattattgGAGAGTATTAGGTAATAAGAATTATTTGAAAAGTAGTAATATTGCTTACATGAGTCAGTTCTATGAGCTATTTTACCaaatatgtaataaaattCATGAATATAACACAAATGGTGGTACAATAAATGATATTGGAAATATTACCACCAAATGTTCTCAAgcatatacaaaaatatataataaggtTGATAAATATGGtccatatattaatttaatgaacaattttaaaaaaaatatatgataactTTAGATATTTAGTCATAATGGGtaatacaataaataatTGAGGTACAGTTATTAAAGAACTTACACCAAAAATGATCAGAAATTCTTATATAGATGGATTTGTAAATTAAGAATGTAAACAAGTTTATTCAAAAAGTGCAAAGAGTAATACAGATGATGCATCTAATTTATTACAAAAGCATGGTCCAAAATATAGTACAGATTCATCAGACATAGAGAATGGAAACACACATCCTGGAACTGACAttaaaatgaacaaaaaaacaTCAACTGGTGTATAGTAACAAACAATAAATTTGATGTAGTGAGTATTGGTACTATAGCTATCTCAATATTCATTATTCTACCAATTAtgtataaggtaaataagaagaaaattgttaaatatacaatttttaaaatattttcttcataaataattatgaataaaaaaatgtgtcatatatttttcctaTTTTTATGTTAGTATTTATCACTTGGGTGGGGAAAAAAttggagaaaaaaaaactaaaagatttattaattctgtgaatattattattattattactattattactattattattattactaaatatatacaaacttATGCACGTCGACCCTGcacatttattaatttattttttgctaattttttaaatttttttttataaaagaaaaagggattatttatatgataaatttaaagaataCTAAATAGcaaatttgtttattaacatatagaagtattgtatatatgatatagGTCAAGAGCTTGtttcttattttataataaagcataaaataaattctcTAATATAGggaattataatatttcattggttttgattattatttatcaaaGTCAAATATTGTATTGTTTAAATAGAAAAGGTGTCGTAGCATctgttaaataaatataataaaaataaaagttaataGCATTAAGTATATTTCACTTTTCGACTtgagataaaaataaattggttctatatgtattatttttatgattta
This sequence is a window from Plasmodium yoelii strain 17X genome assembly, chromosome: 1. Protein-coding genes within it:
- a CDS encoding major facilitator superfamily-related transporter, putative, with the translated sequence MKNKQNEDINYHINNEKNQYKIGKKSTLKMEVYEQKCISNNNKFSKHANILLNAENYINKLRNKANNFYFIYVIVTTIHLLIYANRGILSGSYDYLSSYFKQIYPQGNVDVHIGFLVSVFIYGISINSIISGSLAYKNDPFKITTLFLFQTAIALTLTSIFFVIKSYYGLIFSRFFCGFSEAAFVTIIPPLIFSYSKHKAGAWISIFYMMCPLGTCLGYLLAPILSIIKITIPHIFASSSIFLIGLSFICCLFNEKILKKNEYEKNKNNTNIIKDHDINLEHDGSSTNGNSDKYNEQKNITENNLNITENSLNITTNKNDNINNKYLEIELDNCIEALDDEQTESNLYSLLYNNLSNIAFLLAVLALTAHMDITSCHLVYGPTILYTYGIYPSYKISVIVCSIAACLSSIIGTILGGYLVDYNNLNIHDIDKNYEHIKNNKNINKLYKRDFLVYKFIKLISFSLLIVTIIGSICMMVAPFIKNAYIFTTLLFVGYTSLFALSPGQHILVMAAFPKNLRPFSVGLSSFLSHILGDIPWVIIIGKIKGTLAPDCVVTINSEVTDACRSQSSGLLITLMIMSSKMIIIIMGTFLLYIYSKKKMTKYKNMRFVS
- a CDS encoding fam-b protein, whose amino-acid sequence is MEPFNILKKIVIFQVIICSFEYPKNILYDIRKGQNVYSQTNSTVFRNDRILKGSKHELDVNYFYESVMSIASMKDEHEECGETQGEKYNEHIVKLRENNEKYRNKNKYKETEICEDDLDYTDIDNYVDDGQASEIDEITSVDDELLSVYDKRADVSNKRASIDGKGSDVSNKRASIDGKGSDVSNKRASIYNELAKVGNKRADVNDKKPSIDGKGADVSNKRASIDGKGADVSNKRASIDGKGASIYNEIAKVDNKRANVSNKRASIDGKGASIYNEIAKVDNKRADVNDKRTDVNDKKADVNDKRADVNDKKADVNDKRADVNDKKADVNGKKTDVNDKKADVNDKRADVNDKKADVNDKRADVNDKKADVNGKKTDVNDKKADVNDKRADVNDKKADVNDKKEDVNDKGANVDNKRLCIDDVILYIDDGHVSIDDDILYIDDDTASIDDDDISIYANVNIDDFNVNTNDASVNTNDANVNTNDANVNTNDASVNINDASVNTNDANVNTNDANVNTNDASVNIDDAKDCVFDSKMSIFDSKNSLFGSKMSIFDSKMSIFDSKMSIFNSKNSIFKFKNNIFKFKNSIFDSKNSIFDSKNSIFDSKKSLFGSKKSLFGSKKSLFGSRKSLFDSKRSLFNSKRSLFNSKRSLFNSKRSLFDSKMSLFDSKMSIFNSKDCIFDDKANTYDNKVSMFDDKTGIFNGKAIIFNDKASIFNGKTGIVNGKANIFNDKESEFDDTVYIFNDKSSIFNDKANIFDYKVYIFNDKDDIDDNDSIFDDRVCILEDNENINDDDDDESIDDDQVWVFDDKLHIFNDKVNIFDEENNVNDDKENVKDDRENAKDDKDNIDENRVCVLDDITDKFESSREKNHNKIKCKRDLVIPSDNPVKKRTSFSSEYDHFKRVINNRNILVIDFNNYEREYNRIIFTDYKTPKYNGRINTTLKKKIINMAVNIIIGILVIGTIGPSLPFMFTKKETFGSQIKKMWKFYKKKVPIKFQKK